Genomic window (Eriocheir sinensis breed Jianghai 21 unplaced genomic scaffold, ASM2467909v1 Scaffold695, whole genome shotgun sequence):
GCCAAGGAGTACGGCTCTGAACTGAGTACTTGCAGAATGTAACGACTCCAAGAATCACCAATTGTGTTGGTGACGGTAATCTCTGGTTCTGGGTCCAGGGTGCCACTCCTGTGAATGTAAACACTCACGTCTGGTATCTCATATCCCTAAAAGCCGTCCAAGTAGAGAGAAAATTCAACACATGAAAACTGGGGATCAATTTCACTGGTGTAGAGAACAGCGAGGCCCTCGCCCGACAGCTTGAGGTAGTGGCCAAGCGGGGACTGCAGGCTGTGGTCCCCCTCGGGGTGTTTCTCAAGGTTGACATCAGCGTCTGAAGCCATAACAAGTTTCTAGTTCAAGTCGTCTTCAAGGGATTGCTCAAAATTGCAAATATTCTCTAATTCAAAGTCACACACACTTCCACTGTGGCAGTTTCCATAATCAAAGGTGATGTCATCAATGGCTATGTCTCCAGCCCCAGCAGCCTTGAGTGTGGACTGTATCACCATGGACTGTAATCCCTCTGCTGTAAAGTGGACCTTGGTCTGCAGCCAGCCATCTCCCTGCTCGCCGAGGCGCTGCCAGACCAGGTCCTTCATGGTGCTGCCCACCTTCTGAGACATCACCTGCAGCAGACCCACGTCAAAGCCATGCATGTGGTACCAGAATGTTAAGCATCCCCCTTTGAAGCCAATATCTACAGCTGGACTCTTTAATGCAGCTGTTGTCTCATTGTGCACCATGCTGGTACCACTGTAGATGTAGTGCCCATCACTGGTGAGCAGGGTGTGGTCAGCCTGGGGCCCCGTCTCAAGGGTTGGTGTTGAGCCCTGCCAGCGCTCCCAGTCTGTGCCATCCTCGGTATCTTGGATCCAGCCACAAGTTTCACTCTCATCTTGCTCAAAGTCACAGTCAAAACTGGAGGGCAGATGTGTGGGAAGTGGAGTAGTGTAAGGTGGCAGTGTGTGGACACTGCAGTCTTCTGTGAAAGCAGTATCATCAATTGCTATGGTATAATACTCTGAGAATGTAATGTCTTCATTTACAAGCAGTTCAATCATGATTTCATAGTTGTCAACCAGCACGTCGGGGGTCATGGACACTTCCTCCCACtggtaaaggagggaggagttGTGAAGCTCCACTAACGGAATGGCCTCGTCCTCCAGCACCTTAACTATGAGAGTGGCATTAGCAATATGCTGCATTGAATACCAGAAAGTCATGCATTTATACCTGGACGATACCACAGGTCCAAACAGCTGGGCACAGtcacctttctttttgttttccagcTGTGTCACCAGGTAGTGGCCCGTCTCGTAGTCAATGGTGTGATCCGCAAGAATGCCTCCTCCTTCTGCGCCAGAGGACCGCACCCAGTCAAACTCATCTTCATCTGAGTTGAGCCATTCACACATGTCATACTCAAAGTCACACACGTAGAGTCGAGGACACTTGTCGGGCACAAACGTCACATCATCGAGGGCAACCACACTCAAGTTGTTTGATCCTGATGAGCCCAAGAATCTTACACTGTATTCCTGGCGGTCTTGTAGTGTCACCATGCCCTGGAACCACATCTCAAAGGTGTTCTCAGAGTGGCTCCAAATTGTAATGAACCCGTAATCTTCGATATCCATTTCCACCTGGAGGAGGCCAACATGGTCCCCCAGCATGTGGTACCAGAATCTGAGGCACTGTGCGCCAACTGACTTGTAAACAGGTGAAGTGAGATAGCCCATGTGGCCCTCTCCCCCAGCCTTGAGGTAGGCGTAATAACCAGCCCCGGTGTTTTGAGTGTGGTCTACAGGAGGTGTGGCAGTGAGGTTTTGGTCTCCTTGTCCTCTGGTCCAGACTCCTTCACTCCCATTGCTTGGTGTCCACTGGCAGAAGTCAAACTCAAAATCACAGACCGATTCGTGCAGCTTGGCCGTCATCTGTACATCATCCACGGCCAGTAATCCAAGCCCCACTTCCCCCCATTCACCTTCCAGAACCACCGTGAAGTCATCATCCACCGACAAGGGCTCGTGGAACTGCAGCCACCTGTCTTCCTGGCTCGTGCTCCCTTCAAAAAGAGTTAAAGTTTCCTTACTGGTTTCCTTTATAATAAATATTCTGAAAGTTCCAACATTTTCCCCAAAGAAGTAGTACCAGAGAGTCAGAACATTTGTGTAGGTGACTGGCTCAGACTGCACTGTGCTTATGAGTCTCGCTTTATCGTTTGGCTTGGCCAGTGACAGAGTGAAGTCAATGGACACATAGTAGCCTTCCCCTGATGTGTGGTCAGCCAGAGAGCTGTTCAGTGCTCCCTTCTTCCCCCAGTCCTGCTGATCACTTTCATCTTGCCGCCAGGTGCATAAACCCTCGTCATCAAAATCGCAGCCGAGACTTAACAGCCCTTCGTTACTGTTAAAGAAACTGATGTCATCCATGGCAAGGACCGAGTGTGACTTCTCCCAGTCTGGGGCTGTACTAAAGGCTGGTGTGGCCCTGAACGAAAAGTAGAAGGTTGATGGGACTAGTCTGGCAGGGGCTATTACTTTAAACCATTCCTTTTCTTGCACGCCAGAGTCGCCCAAGGTATACAACAGCTCCTCTTCATATCCTTCATGATAAGTGTACAGTTCTAATTGAGAGTCTGAGGCATTTCCCAAATAAAGCCAAAAGTGGAGTTCACAGTAATACCCAGAGCCATGAACAAGCTGTGGACTGTTGAAGACAGCTGTTGTGCCCTCAATGCCAACTCCTCCCTCCACATACATGTAGTGGCCATCGGGGGAGTGGTAGGTGTGGTCCACGTTTGGGTGGGTGTAGCGGCTGGAGTCACTGGCACTGATCCGCCCCCAGTTGTACATCCCGGCACTTGCGTCGTACCAGTCACACATGTTGTACTCAAAGTTGCACTCGCCGCAGTAGTCCTCGTCGGCATTGTTTGGACAGTCCTTCTTCCAGTCACACCTTTGTGACTCTGGAATGCAGTCAAACATAACATCACAGTAAAATTCATCGTCTGCACACGGGCTGGGCCGAGGAGTGTAAGTGTTGCCGTCCGGAAGGGAGGCGTTGACCATTAGGCAGCTCTCGGTGAAGGATATGTCATCAATGGCAATGTCTGCAAGGTCAGAAATGCTGGTGACTCCCTCTATGATGAACTGGAAGTACACCTCCTTGGAGTTGGTCACAACAGAGCGGTCCCAGAACTGGCCTTGGTTTCCTGTCCTGCTGAAGGAAAGTGTTTTTTCCCCGTAAATCTCTGTCCTGACGTAAACGTTGAGTTCCTCGACATTCTTCCCGTACATGTAGTAGTGGAAACGAAGTTGACATGGGAAGTAAGAGTCAGGGTCATGCAGCAATGTTGGGCTGACAAACCAGGCCTTGTATGTCTCCTTGCTCTGCTTTTCTTCCTGGGCTCTCTGTGTGGGGTTGGTGACGTAGAGGTAGTGGCCTGTGGTGAGGCGCGTGCTGTGGTCTGTTGGCGGCCCCGTCAGATGGCTGGTGCCCCCACTGGCTGTGCTGCTTTGCCCAAACTGCCAGTCTGTTCCAGAAAATTATTGAAGCACTGGTAAAAGAGGCAGCCAGCAATGGTATCTCATTATCTCAGGTGTGTGTATAGTATGAGGCAGACAATGGCTTATAAGTCAAGGCACTGAGCTACATACAGATATTATTCATGTACATTCAGAAGTTATAATCAAGTGACCAGTGACATACCAATATCATCTTCCACACTATCCTGCGTCCAGTCGCACTCCATACCCTCCTCAAAGGTGCATATGGGCAGGTAGCCTCCACAGCTGCTTTCATCATACAGGTTGCCACAGTCGTTGGTGTTGTCACAAATAAAATCAGGAGGAATGCAGATCTCTGCAAACAGTTACATAAGTATAAGTACTTTCTAGGCTAATGACAACCTGAGAAAGAAAGTGCAGAATTGAGTTCATTACTGCAATGTAAAAATGAATTAATTCCTTGActtcggatttcctacaagaagacctcaccaagataCAGGAATGGGATAAAAAGTGGCTATTatagttcaatgaagaaaaatgtaaagtcctgcaccttgggaggggatatccagcacaccaataccacatgggaatcactccactatccaccacagaggcagagaaagacctgggactgtatgttaccagggtaccagtgaaggccaaatccatgccaactGCAGCGAACAGGTCAAAACAAGCACAAATTTGAAAGCCCTCCATTACTCACTGGTGTCTGGGCAAATGATGTGGTAGAGCGGACACTCCCCCGATACAGAGGGCGGGCCACAGTCTAGGAAGGTGATGTCATCCAGGGTCAGGTCGGAAGGCACGCCAGTGTTCTCACCCTCAACCTGCACGCTGAACTCTTCCCTCCAGTCTGGTGGACAAACAATACATGGACACTTAGGATGTGATGAAGGCCTTTACTCTGGTCCAGCACCACATAAAGTACCACAatctcctccaccacacacatTAACACTGATGATCCATAACaacatttccctttattttcatccCCGTCCCTCAAGCAACCCACACATACCCATTATTCTGGCGCTGGCCTTCTGCCAATCGTAATGTCCGGCATCAATCAGGTAGTAGACGGGAGACACCTGGCCGTCCTGCACCACGCTGACCGTCAGCCTCGCGTGTGTGTCAATGAAACTCCTGCTGTGCTCACGGTACCTGAAGCAGCCAACACTCTTAGAGAAAATACAAACAGGGCTGCACTTATAGCAAGCCAAGGGTGATAGGAAAATCTTTCAATTACTAGAACTCATTGCAAAAAGTAGTATGACAACATATGTATTTACAGTAGCTACAGGTGTCAGGTCAAAGGGATAAAAGTCCTAAAAAAATTCCCCCATATGGTGACCAAGATGCTGGTGTAAGTGTTCTATAGAGTCAATCACATTTGGtcagagaggtgtcttgatgttcCCCTCCTAAAGgtgttcaagttgtaggcaggaggaagtactgatgagggaggctgttccagactTTATAGGAAAAGGGTTTGAagaatgatgatgctggttacCTCTTACATAATGGATTTGGATAGCACTGGGAAGAGCTAGAGCAGGGCTACACAACTGGCAGCCTGCAGTCACCATGCAGACCTTCCTAGTGTTGTAGCTGGACTCCAGGCTCCAGGGGGACAAAAATATATTCAAGTAACATGAAGGTCCTCGCAATTGATTCTTGCAGATGTGTTTCCTTGATGACTGTAGGGCGTAAAGCCAGTCCAGGAAATACACTTGTAAGAATCCTTCACCTGGACCTTCATGttcattaaccccttcactgtggatttcctacagtcagacctcaccaagctacaggaatggaacaaaaagtggctgctacagttcactgaagaaaaatgtaaagtcctgcaccttgggaggggaaatccagcacaccaataccacatgggaaacactccactatccaccacagaggcagataaagacctgggactatatgttaacaggctaccagtgaaggccaaatccatgccgatcgcagtggacgggttaattatattttctactcctggagcctggggtccagctacaatGTCTATCCagacctctgcatacatttgaacttGTCTAACAGGACCTTAATTTGCTCCTAATAGTTGAGTGGCCCTGAAGATCATACAATGGAGTGTGGTGAGGCTgcaggaggggtggaggcatgcagttagcaatctCAGAGaatcagtcagcatgaaaatatcaggagaagatagagagaggcaacACTGTGGTGGACTTAAGAGTTAGAAGAATGTCAGTAAGAGGGAGGTGATGAGATGAAAAGTCTTTGACTCATCTGTATCCAACAGGGctgagtgagggaggcagcaCAGGGCCTGCAGAACACCACTgctgatagatttaggggaagaacagtgaccatctgcCACACTACAGACAGATCACTTTGAAAGGAACCTGGAGATGAAAGTACAAATGGAGGGACAAAATCCATAGGAGGGTATTTTAGAAAGTAGAGAtaattatatataaacaataaatacCAGAATTCCATGGTGCATTCTAGGAAGGAATTGTGAAGAGTCTTGGTGATCATGACAGCCGGGCCTGATGATTCACTGGGTTCCTGGGCTGTGTAGAGGAAGTCCCCCGCTGCAGTGCCATAGGTGTGGTCCACGACGAAGCCACCCGAGCCATCACTCATGTTATGCCCCTGCCTCCACACTAAATCATTGCCCTCTTGTAACGTCCAGCCACATGTACCTGGAGGGGACAGAGTCATTGCAGAGAAGGCTTATGTAGCAGGAAAATGTCAATGGGAATGTCAGTTAGGGCAGCATGCACCCAGGGCAAACCTCTGATATATTTTCAGCAGCTCTGCACTGATCCTACAAACACCAGCTGCCTCTACTACACCCTCAGCCTTGTTGAAGCCTTTCTGATCTTGTCCAGAGAGGGTGCGGTCACCCATGGGTGGAGGTGCCTACTCGGAGGGTCCAATACGTATAGCTGCTAGAAGCACCTGGCCAAACAAGccacccctccctcctgcctgcccATCCATGTCTGGCACCAGGCAACCAGCTGATGCTGGAGTAGTGCTTGCCTGAGAGCCAGGCTTGACGCAGGGCTTCTTCAGGGCTCAGTGAGCAAGTCAGGAAGATGACCCTCAACATCCTCAGCAAGACTCAtgacatacctctccttctctctcctcaagaCAGCATGTGCAATGCAAATGCAGTGCATGTGGATGCAAAGCCACtctgtgtgtatatgtatttaccttgttgtatttacctagttgtagttttacaggcctgcctgggctttacgctcgtgtggtcccgtatCCGTATCttcatttatccaacttttccttaaagctttgcacactccttgccgatactacatcctcacttcgTCTGTTCCaagcctctatatttctttgcgggaagctatatttctttatgtctctcaagcatcttcccttcctcagtttttcactatgtcctcttgtgttcctggaggtaatttcctcttttagtagtaacttcTCGTTgtttacttcttccattttgctcaataattgtagatttgtattaggtctcccctttctcttctttgttccagtgttggtggTTCCATTTCCtgtagtctttcctcgtatgtcaatccctccagctctggaaccattttcgttgccatcctttgtattctttctagtttctttaagTGTTTCTTCTTATGAGGAGACTGcactgcctctgcatattccaactttggtctgatcatagtggtaattaattttttcatcatatccttatccatgtagtggaatgctattcctatatttctcaccatgttatacgtatcaccgaatatccgattaacatgactctctggctgtttgctACCTTGCATtaatactcccaggtctctctctttgtgtactttctttaatgtttcaccatctcccattctatatgtccattttggtcttccttcactttttcccatttccataacatgacatttcttcacattgaatttcatctcccattccatattccacttccaaatcttgttaaggtcttcttgcagaatttcgcagtctttactgtttcttatttgTCTTAGCAGCTTTGCATTGTCTGtgaacaggctcatgtaactatttactccctctggcatgtcattaatatatactaggaaagtattggtgccaataccgatccctgaggcactccactctctacagttctccattccgattttatgtccttaaccactgttctcatctctcttccccttaggtagctttccatccagttcttcattttccctttcaatcctcctttattttctagtttccatagcagtcttgtatgtggaactttgtcgaacgccttcttcaggtctaGGTAGACgcatcaacccatccgtccctttcctgtattttatctgtcactcttgagtaaaagctcagtaagtttgtcacacatgagcgcccttttctaaatccatactgtttacttgtgattaaattttgctcctctagaaattttattttatttatttatttatttattttttttttttgctggtaggGGGGTTTTTGGGCCGTGACCGcctatatgtatttttccccatAGGTTATTAACCCAGGAAAGCCAAATGTCACCTACAGGTGACACTTTTTTAAATGCATTGATCATTCATTTATAATGTTGTTTAACActtctgttttgtatatttcaGTTCTGAtgaataatattttgtttacattagcTCTGGGATCTGATGAAAGAACATGCAGTGCTCCCGTTTTTTATCCCTCTTCACCTGTGACAAAACAAATGTATTCCTGCAATATAAAAACAACTTTAAATAATTTTTCCTCTGTGTTTCTCAACAGTTAAATGCCTAATGAAAAACCTAGTGAGTGCAACAGCACAATGATTATTTGTTAATTAATATGAGGTAATCTCAATGAAACTCATGACTGTCACGTGGAGGTGACATTGGGCATACACTCAACAATTCAGTCTTTTTCCATTGAGTGCGGATCAATGTTTTCTGGTTTCAGTTTGACTCTTCTTGAGATTGCAACAATACTCAAGGTTGTAATGAAGAATTTGATACACCTGTTAAGTGTTCTGAATGTCTATAATTTAGTTATGATAAATTTtcttgtggctgagtggttagcgcgcgggccctgcattcaccgcgttctgAACGATGCTATTTCGAatctgccgctaccacctgggatttttcagtcaccaccgcgTGGCCTAAGACcagccacatgctgtcctgaagaccacccatcaacccgcaCTACAGAAGAACagtccaagtcattcaagaatgagctcttgggggggagcatgagccaagaaaagatgggctggggccgaccaccaggcccctcaagatagcctaccggtgctacaggctccgacgtaaaaaaataaataaataaataaataaataaataataataataataaaaaatctccCACAAATATTTTTTGAataaaaattcacatactaaatGTAACTcacaaagaaatgaaggtgttCATTTCTGTTCTGTTGTTGAGAGTACTTGACACCTGAGTACACTCGCATTTTTAGCGAATCAAAACCTGATGTGAACAATGAACATGTTTCCAGCAGTATTAGAAGGAACATATTCCCTGAAATTCATCACTATCTTCACACTTGTGACAATCTAGATCTGCTGGGAGTCGGCAAATTGGGGATGTCAAAGAGATGTCCAGGTGGTGGGGGTGTAAAGAGGAAAGTACACTAGATGGTAAGAAAGACCATGATGGTGTATGCACAAAAGTACCCTGCAAGCAAACCAGAGTTGCTGAGTTTCATGACCTAACCAGTCAGGTGTCAGAAATGTAAAGCTGTTCTCCGTGTTCACGGCTGGTATGCTCTCATACAAAACAAGAGTCTATGGTACTTAGTAAAAGGAAGCTCTTCATTGCAATTTGTCAACTCATCATGgaataatgatatttttttatataaaatgcttTTGTATGTGAgttatgtatttatttctgttcTAATAGAATTATGCGAAAAAAAATATTTTCCATGGATATCATCTTTAAacttaaccccttcccggcagcAGGGCAGATGTTTGTACTACCAAGAAAACAAATCGTCTCTGTATAGACGCTGTCGACTTTCATCCATACGTGTATATAtagattccccgcaagtgggcattccagattgacgtctatatatagactctgccacaaaactgaacaaacatttgaatttatatatagatgttatttaagtttgattggttatatgtatattgatatatttatatgaaggttTAGATTCTGTATCAGTGTAATCACTGACAGTAGATGAGTCAGAATCATCAAAAATATCCAAAAAATCAGCAACTCTATCCTCAGCTACCAAAGAAGTCATTTCTTCTGGCTTAAGAGGTCTCTttctccttgacatgatagactaataataaaataaaataggaaaaaaaatgcataaattctCAGTGTCAGCTGATGTATGTTGCATATCCGCCGCCAACAAAGCACAAGcggtgactgtccttgagaggcaatgtcggtatgtgtcagggggtttgagatgccaaataacgatttgttttgttaattttgttagtagtaaggaatcgtctatatatagaccatgctacaatctagtgtgggcaaccgtctatatatagatgagccgacaaaaagtcccaatttcgaaacgtctatatatagatcctCCGCTGGGAAGGGGTTAATACTGAAAGGAGAAATGTTgacatgaataaagaaaaaatatctggaatataaagaaaagtttTTTTGACAACTTCGTTGTGTCATTGCCCAACGTCACCTCAAGGTGACACCCTTTTTGtgcaaaaagtaaaatatataggaaaaaaatgttCTCAGCAAAAGTTGCTTAAAATTATATTATCAAACACATATtgaaattggaaaaagaaaacttCATAAAAAAATGCAATGGGATTTCTTGGGTTGTTTGACATTTGCGCCTTCGCCATTTGCAcaccttcagaccgcccatatgttcacaaatggtgaggttttactgtactaggaaaagtattggtgccagtacCAATCCTAGAGGCACCTcactatctacatttctccattctgatttcatgtcctttaccactgttctcatttctcttccctttaagtaacttttcatccagtttttcattttgcCTTTcagtcctcctctattttccagttCCCATAACAGTCTTGTATGTGCAACTTTGTCCAAAGCCTTCTTCAAGTCCAAATACACGCAGtttacccatccatccctctcctgtgttatgtccgtcactctcgagtaaaagctttataagtttgttacacatgaacgcccttgtctaaagccatactgttttgCTGTGACTATATTGTGTTCTTATAGGaattttgtccattgtttctttatcactttttcacatattttacaaactatactggtcaatgatactggtctatagttcagaggttcttcctACACCtatgtctatctaactatctatccttATATAAATACATACCCTATAATTTGAATGGCTGTCTAATCCAATCCTATTATTACTCACTAAACTGGAAATTGCAGTCTCCGCAGCTCCTCTCATCCTCACTGTCCGGGCAGTCTCCCACAAAGTCACACTCTTTTTCTGCAGGAATCTCAGTGCCATTGTAGCAATAAAACTGAAAATGAAAAACATACTTATTAAAAAGCTGTCACCTATGTGTGCagtatatttacctagttataatGACCTAGCTGTGACAAACAGGAAATTgatatatgtgtgtctgtgtgtgtgtgtgtgtgtgtatttacctagttgtgaaatacaggaaaagagccgtactagactcgtgctgtcccgtctccataaagcttattatccagtttggctttaaattcatgaatcgttgttgcacacacagtctccttgtcaagtccgttccatgttgttatgcttctgtatggaaaactgtatttcttgatgtgtctCCTACAGtccctcttcttcaatttcttaccattgcctcttgtcacacttctgtcacgtaccactaggtcttccctgtccaatttctccaatccctcttgtatcctgcacaatgctattaggtcccctctctctcttctgctctccagtgttgttagtcccaatttctccagcctttcttcataagtatgttctctcagagtttccggtaatttagtcgctgttctttgtattctttccaactttctaatttctttcttcaatctaggtgaccacactaatgatgcatattccagtcttggacgtattgtca
Coding sequences:
- the LOC126993882 gene encoding MAM and LDL-receptor class A domain-containing protein 1-like encodes the protein MKYITNYDFTWSKHELEFTRMTYLFHLQLEAKILALNASYQAFTALDDLKLTPGKCYHSGTTEQPPTGTPPPETQLTCTFEDSTLCGWAQALGDPRDWVLANGMSVDPNYGPLVDHTTHLSEGHFIYLQSLGSAGLADLLSETLIDSAAGHCFSFAYYMHGSAPPFLKIYITKASERPGPSTLANWQRFEEVGETWQQVRLFVPWQNFSQRVVVRGEAQDSTNDLGHTAIDDFRLTEGSCQNPEEIWCDFETSDLCEWVSVSESGAKWIWNTGQNPELLNAPVTDHTYGTSYGHYTSFQHSSSNKEMEAYLLSPAHHGTGDTCFQFYYYMQGQTNWTGQLSLYHTTPSAGLDGLILLWQMQGPKGDYWNLGQKPRYVLGDYELAFGALEGEEGGNSIIALDDVVMLNRTCPKIATCSFEDGFCDWTNTKDGDSTEWVMNQGSTPTEGTGPKYDHTLGTALGHYIYMDAAAAPSETSSAVLESPVIPAAAYCFELYCYMYGDDVGGFAVQMKKNGSVTTLYQKHDSREEWILIKLSIYESDAFTLLLKAQRGTGPKGDIAVDDVWMDANTCSSNPNKFYCYNGTEIPAEKECDFVGDCPDSEDERSCGDCNFQFSTCGWTLQEGNDLVWRQGHNMSDGSGGFVVDHTYGTAAGDFLYTAQEPSESSGPAVMITKTLHNSFLECTMEFWYREHSRSFIDTHARLTVSVVQDGQVSPVYYLIDAGHYDWQKASARIMDWREEFSVQVEGENTGVPSDLTLDDITFLDCGPPSVSGECPLYHIICPDTKICIPPDFICDNTNDCGNLYDESSCGGYLPICTFEEGMECDWTQDSVEDDIDWQFGQSSTASGGTSHLTGPPTDHSTRLTTGHYLYVTNPTQRAQEEKQSKETYKAWFVSPTLLHDPDSYFPCQLRFHYYMYGKNVEELNVYVRTEIYGEKTLSFSRTGNQGQFWDRSVVTNSKEVYFQFIIEGVTSISDLADIAIDDISFTESCLMVNASLPDGNTYTPRPSPCADDEFYCDVMFDCIPESQRCDWKKDCPNNADEDYCGECNFEYNMCDWYDASAGMYNWGRISASDSSRYTHPNVDHTYHSPDGHYMYVEGGVGIEGTTAVFNSPQLVHGSGYYCELHFWLYLGNASDSQLELYTYHEGYEEELLYTLGDSGVQEKEWFKVIAPARLVPSTFYFSFRATPAFSTAPDWEKSHSVLAMDDISFFNSNEGLLSLGCDFDDEGLCTWRQDESDQQDWGKKGALNSSLADHTSGEGYYVSIDFTLSLAKPNDKARLISTVQSEPVTYTNVLTLWYYFFGENVGTFRIFIIKETSKETLTLFEGSTSQEDRWLQFHEPLSVDDDFTVVLEGEWGEVGLGLLAVDDVQMTAKLHESVCDFEFDFCQWTPSNGSEGVWTRGQGDQNLTATPPVDHTQNTGAGYYAYLKAGGEGHMGYLTSPVYKSVGAQCLRFWYHMLGDHVGLLQVEMDIEDYGFITIWSHSENTFEMWFQGMVTLQDRQEYSVRFLGSSGSNNLSVVALDDVTFVPDKCPRLYVCDFEYDMCEWLNSDEDEFDWVRSSGAEGGGILADHTIDYETGHYLVTQLENKKKGDCAQLFGPVVSSRYKCMTFWYSMQHIANATLIVKVLEDEAIPLVELHNSSLLYQWEEVSMTPDVLVDNYEIMIELLVNEDITFSEYYTIAIDDTAFTEDCSVHTLPPYTTPLPTHLPSSFDCDFEQDESETCGWIQDTEDGTDWERWQGSTPTLETGPQADHTLLTSDGHYIYSGTSMVHNETTAALKSPAVDIGFKGGCLTFWYHMHGFDVGLLQVMSQKVGSTMKDLVWQRLGEQGDGWLQTKVHFTAEGLQSMVIQSTLKAAGAGDIAIDDITFDYGNCHSGSVCDFELENICNFEQSLEDDLN